A genomic region of bacterium contains the following coding sequences:
- a CDS encoding DEAD/DEAH box helicase codes for MEFEPLLGIWTSAVQVHPYQLVPVVRALQMPRVSLLLADGVGLGKTIQSGLILQELILRRKIRRVLILCPALLQRQWKREMSLKFNLEFDIIDSESTFEIRRRLGIDTNPWKAFPRIITSMDYLRMPDVLQQFVQASGIDTASASSNGHDAPAAPWDLLVVDECHNFAPQNSRRASQRHQMLREIRFLFEHRLFLSATPHNGKTVSFTGLLELLDPVRFQIHAQMSDHDRVNLEEVKVRRLKEDIKKYTLRPPFSDFLDPKEIAVDLTSAEVELFTAMREYRKHGQAYLESSGNAQERWMGHFVFSVLTKRLLSGSFAFARTWWRHYITCLMRSTMLSSIIAGWKIRLAA; via the coding sequence GTGGAATTCGAACCGCTGCTTGGCATCTGGACATCCGCCGTACAAGTTCACCCGTACCAGCTGGTGCCGGTTGTTCGCGCCCTGCAAATGCCCAGGGTAAGTCTGTTGCTTGCTGATGGGGTTGGGCTTGGCAAGACGATTCAGTCAGGGCTAATCCTTCAAGAGTTGATATTAAGACGGAAGATAAGGCGTGTTCTGATTCTCTGCCCTGCCTTGCTCCAACGACAGTGGAAACGCGAGATGAGTCTGAAGTTCAATCTCGAGTTCGACATCATCGATAGCGAGTCCACATTCGAGATCCGAAGGAGATTGGGGATTGATACGAATCCGTGGAAGGCATTTCCCCGCATCATCACCTCAATGGACTATCTTCGAATGCCGGATGTGCTCCAACAATTTGTCCAAGCATCAGGAATAGACACTGCAAGTGCTTCATCGAATGGACATGATGCGCCAGCGGCTCCTTGGGACTTGTTGGTCGTAGATGAATGCCATAACTTCGCGCCGCAGAATAGTCGTCGTGCCAGTCAGCGTCACCAAATGCTTCGCGAGATCCGGTTTCTATTTGAGCACCGGCTCTTTCTTTCAGCAACCCCGCATAACGGCAAGACCGTAAGCTTTACCGGTCTTCTGGAACTTCTCGATCCCGTGCGATTTCAGATCCATGCCCAAATGAGTGATCATGATCGCGTAAACCTTGAAGAAGTCAAGGTTAGACGACTCAAGGAGGATATCAAGAAGTACACGTTGCGGCCGCCGTTCTCTGACTTCCTTGATCCGAAGGAAATCGCAGTTGACCTGACAAGTGCAGAAGTCGAACTCTTCACGGCGATGCGTGAGTATCGTAAGCACGGTCAGGCGTACTTGGAGAGTTCCGGCAATGCACAAGAAAGATGGATGGGGCATTTTGTGTTCAGTGTCCTCACCAAGCGTTTACTATCAGGTTCATTTGCCTTTGCGCGAACATGGTGGCGGCATTACATTACTTGTCTGATGCGCTCTACAATGCTCTCGTCTATCATTGCGGGCTGGAAGATCCGGCTCGCTGCATGA